Proteins co-encoded in one Prevotella sp. E13-27 genomic window:
- a CDS encoding aldo/keto reductase: MEEKDISRREFLRQLGIGAGSAIAMLAMNPLYALAIDKKQKDKDTDEKAMTYRVQNGSGELISLLGFGMMRLPNDQEQVNTLVDYAIEHGVNYFDTAPMYMGGQSEVLTGNALARHPREKFYVATKMSNQNNRSWSFDASKRMYERSFERLKVDYIDYYLLHSIGGGMETLKGRFLDNGVLDFLLKEREAGRIKHLGFSYHGNVGDFDYLLDRQDEYHWDFVQIQMNFLDWRHASLRQGRRHDADAEYLYNKCEKAGVQCVIMEPLRGGAFGRMAPELTEKLKAVHPDDSTARWAFRWVGSYDNVLTTLSGMNLMEHLEDNVKTFSPLVPCSESENKLLAEIADQMAGFPTIPCTTCAYCMPCPYGVDIPGNFAYYNQAVNEHVLPLPDAGSSDYSSRKQQFTEGYRAALPDEKTWASRCQDCEVCLSKCPQQIRIPDQMARIVETLRKK, from the coding sequence ATGGAGGAAAAAGACATTAGCCGCCGCGAATTTCTCAGACAACTTGGCATTGGTGCCGGCTCAGCAATAGCAATGCTTGCAATGAACCCACTCTACGCTCTGGCTATAGACAAGAAGCAGAAGGACAAGGATACTGACGAGAAAGCCATGACCTATCGTGTGCAGAACGGCTCTGGCGAGCTCATCTCGCTTTTAGGCTTCGGCATGATGCGACTGCCAAACGATCAGGAGCAAGTGAACACCTTGGTGGACTATGCCATAGAGCACGGAGTAAACTATTTCGACACAGCCCCCATGTACATGGGTGGCCAATCGGAAGTGCTTACTGGTAATGCTCTCGCGCGACATCCCAGAGAGAAGTTCTATGTAGCGACAAAGATGTCGAACCAGAACAACCGCTCATGGAGCTTTGACGCCTCAAAGCGCATGTATGAACGTTCGTTTGAGCGACTGAAGGTTGACTATATCGACTACTATCTGCTTCACAGCATCGGCGGAGGCATGGAGACGCTCAAAGGACGTTTCCTCGACAACGGAGTGCTTGACTTCCTTCTGAAAGAACGCGAGGCAGGACGCATCAAGCACCTCGGATTCTCTTATCATGGCAATGTGGGTGACTTCGACTACCTCCTCGACCGCCAGGACGAATACCACTGGGACTTCGTACAGATTCAGATGAACTTCCTCGACTGGCGCCATGCCTCACTGCGACAGGGACGCCGTCATGATGCCGACGCGGAATATCTATACAACAAATGTGAGAAGGCTGGAGTGCAATGCGTCATCATGGAACCTCTGCGTGGTGGAGCCTTCGGGCGCATGGCACCCGAGCTGACAGAGAAACTGAAAGCCGTACATCCTGACGACAGCACTGCACGCTGGGCTTTCCGTTGGGTAGGCAGCTACGACAACGTGCTCACCACCCTAAGCGGCATGAACCTGATGGAACATCTCGAAGATAACGTAAAGACATTCTCGCCACTTGTCCCATGCTCAGAGAGCGAGAACAAACTGCTTGCCGAGATTGCCGACCAGATGGCAGGCTTCCCCACCATTCCGTGCACCACCTGCGCCTACTGCATGCCTTGTCCCTATGGTGTTGACATTCCTGGTAACTTCGCCTACTACAATCAGGCTGTCAACGAGCACGTTCTCCCATTACCTGATGCCGGCAGCAGCGACTATTCCTCACGCAAGCAGCAGTTCACCGAAGGCTATCGTGCCGCCCTACCCGACGAGAAGACATGGGCTTCGCGCTGTCAAGACTGTGAGGTATGCCTGTCTAAATGCCCACAGCAGATACGCATTCCAGACCAGATGGCACGCATAGTGGAAACACTAAGAAAGAAATAA
- a CDS encoding glycosyltransferase has product MIQLSIIVPVYNVEPYIRACMESIFMQGLDETCFEVIIVNDGSTDCSMEVIQDIISQHANITVINQENLSLSVARNKGIAIAKGEYILMPDSDDLLIENSLKPLLEKALETKVDLVVADFLEIEDKDMSKFTGVVQKEFSVQEKTGQLLFLEDLNPWQCYIWRTLFRREFLHDNHIRFISGINLQDVPFTHKCYLNAQRCLRTTWLLNIYRKNRPGAATTFFNVEKSRSYSIAMDATWNLRMIMGLSPDVLYKLEEDVYMTFTAMVYHTIYMLKKRGDRHKVFDILKFEAPQLDFTHGTKQKVTSFMIRHLPYLYIDLFYLYVQLVYRKVWKIWARQ; this is encoded by the coding sequence ATGATACAACTAAGCATTATTGTTCCCGTCTACAACGTAGAGCCTTACATCCGGGCCTGCATGGAGAGCATCTTCATGCAAGGCTTAGACGAGACATGCTTTGAAGTCATCATAGTCAACGACGGAAGTACGGATTGTAGTATGGAGGTCATTCAGGACATCATCAGTCAGCACGCCAATATTACGGTGATCAATCAAGAAAACCTTAGCCTCTCAGTAGCCCGCAATAAAGGTATTGCCATTGCCAAAGGGGAGTACATTCTGATGCCGGACTCCGATGACTTACTCATTGAGAACAGCCTCAAGCCATTGCTGGAGAAGGCGCTGGAAACCAAAGTAGACCTTGTTGTTGCCGACTTTCTTGAAATTGAAGACAAAGATATGTCTAAGTTCACCGGAGTCGTTCAAAAAGAGTTTTCCGTACAAGAGAAAACAGGCCAACTACTCTTTTTAGAAGACCTGAATCCATGGCAATGCTATATATGGCGAACACTTTTCAGAAGAGAATTTCTCCATGATAATCACATTAGGTTTATCAGTGGTATCAACCTTCAAGATGTTCCTTTTACGCACAAATGTTATTTAAATGCTCAGAGATGCCTAAGAACAACATGGTTGCTTAATATCTATAGGAAGAACCGTCCAGGAGCGGCGACAACATTTTTCAATGTTGAAAAATCGAGAAGCTATTCTATAGCAATGGATGCCACATGGAATTTAAGGATGATTATGGGGCTTTCTCCCGATGTACTATATAAATTAGAAGAAGACGTATATATGACTTTTACTGCGATGGTATATCATACTATATATATGCTGAAAAAAAGAGGAGACAGACACAAAGTTTTTGACATTTTGAAGTTTGAGGCTCCCCAACTGGATTTCACCCATGGAACCAAACAAAAGGTGACATCCTTCATGATTCGGCATCTGCCATATCTCTATATTGATCTCTTTTATTTATACGTTCAACTCGTATATAGAAAAGTATGGAAAATATGGGCTCGCCAGTAA
- a CDS encoding DUF2147 domain-containing protein has protein sequence MKRLFLIMVLALMTGLAQAQNILGKWITEAGDAQVEIYRQGDKFNGKIVWLAQGPETTDKHNPDAKLKSRKLMGVNILSNLAKKGDKWEDGSIYNPKNGKSYKCKMWMEKDKLKVRGYLGPFYETQTWTRKQ, from the coding sequence ATGAAAAGACTTTTTCTTATCATGGTGCTCGCCCTCATGACTGGGCTGGCACAGGCACAAAACATTTTGGGTAAGTGGATTACTGAGGCCGGTGATGCACAAGTCGAGATCTATCGTCAGGGCGATAAGTTCAACGGTAAGATTGTGTGGCTGGCTCAAGGACCTGAGACAACTGACAAGCATAATCCCGACGCAAAGCTTAAGAGTCGTAAGCTGATGGGTGTCAACATCCTGTCGAACCTCGCAAAGAAAGGTGACAAATGGGAGGATGGTAGCATATACAATCCCAAGAATGGCAAGAGCTACAAGTGTAAGATGTGGATGGAGAAGGATAAGCTGAAGGTGAGAGGCTATCTGGGTCCGTTCTATGAGACACAGACGTGGACGAGAAAACAATAA
- a CDS encoding L-rhamnose/proton symporter RhaT produces MEIVIGLLIIAVGAFCQSSCYVPINKIKDWSWESYWIVQGVFAWLVLPFLGALLAVPEGQSLLGLFASAPSFNVWMTILFGVLWGVGGLTFGLSMRYLGVALGQSIALGTCAGLGTIMGPVLLNIFFPELNALDSLTFSVILGVVVTLLGIAIIGVAGSMKSAALSEEEKKAAVKDFNFPKGLAIALLAGFMSGCFNVGLEFGKDINFGELTDPMFRTLPATLLVTFGGFITNMIYCFYQNQVNKTWGDYKKTGVWANNLLFCLLAGALWYSQFFGLSLGKGFLTESPTMLTLSFCILMALNVTFSNVWGIILKEWKGCSQKTIAVLVCGIVVLVISCFLPQLI; encoded by the coding sequence ATGGAAATCGTTATCGGACTATTGATTATCGCTGTTGGCGCGTTCTGCCAAAGTTCATGTTATGTACCTATTAATAAGATCAAAGACTGGTCGTGGGAAAGCTACTGGATCGTTCAGGGCGTGTTCGCATGGTTGGTGCTGCCGTTCCTAGGCGCACTTTTGGCTGTGCCGGAAGGACAGTCGCTGCTCGGACTCTTTGCTTCAGCACCATCATTCAACGTATGGATGACCATTCTCTTTGGTGTGCTTTGGGGCGTTGGCGGACTGACGTTTGGTCTGTCTATGCGCTACCTGGGTGTAGCTCTTGGACAGAGCATCGCCCTTGGCACATGTGCCGGACTGGGTACCATCATGGGACCAGTGCTGCTTAACATTTTCTTCCCTGAGCTGAATGCACTTGACTCTCTGACCTTCTCAGTGATTCTGGGCGTGGTGGTGACACTGCTTGGCATCGCCATCATCGGTGTGGCTGGCTCTATGAAGTCAGCTGCGCTGTCAGAAGAAGAAAAAAAGGCTGCAGTGAAAGACTTCAATTTCCCCAAGGGCCTGGCCATCGCATTGCTGGCTGGCTTTATGAGCGGTTGCTTCAATGTAGGTCTGGAGTTTGGCAAGGACATTAACTTTGGCGAACTGACCGACCCGATGTTCCGCACTCTGCCAGCCACTCTGCTCGTCACCTTCGGCGGTTTTATAACCAACATGATTTACTGCTTCTATCAGAACCAGGTGAACAAAACTTGGGGTGACTATAAAAAGACTGGCGTATGGGCAAACAACCTGCTGTTCTGTCTGCTAGCAGGCGCACTGTGGTACTCACAGTTCTTTGGACTGTCTTTGGGCAAAGGCTTCCTAACAGAATCTCCCACAATGCTGACGCTCTCGTTCTGCATCCTCATGGCACTCAACGTGACTTTCTCAAACGTGTGGGGCATCATACTCAAAGAGTGGAAGGGCTGTTCGCAGAAAACCATTGCTGTACTCGTCTGTGGCATCGTGGTTCTGGTCATCTCATGCTTCCTACCGCAGCTGATTTAG
- a CDS encoding AAA family ATPase, producing MDWNSVPTSEILERIADYSDDKKENILCDYITNKYQLLQDEPLTALPLVEAYASIKEACLDDGGYDEQSTEYMYNDLVFLSLWLADIYFYYMDDLDKVAELLQKVHSLLGHYDGTYVKGFRDDNIKKLHEMEEKLKKANEVIDIDRTIPIPQKLEDYLALLEKKRVYKEKCMNHVGHVNHYGYLFTGNSGTGKRTAAQRLFAALKAIAPNTRKMVEIPAIQMFDPSTGFSLINDKIGENTNSLIYISGAEDLSMKGLLAQTGIEILANKLKTEPSVTCVLAGPKDELIQLVNSCQPAKDIFIHRFHFDDFAPDRLTDMARAYADDNGYQFTPDAVEGLRAYFGHEYKLRGNDFGNIHLAHNTIDDKILPSLISRMVKADGEMNGDAEESTLITIDDIPKIRHRDPQKAIERLESLVGLDNIKKSIMAHASLVNLNRLRMELGLFNHMPPMHMVFTGNPGTGKTTVAELIGEIYHGMGVLSSGHLVEVDRSKLVGQFLGDTEKNTLNAIKSAAGGVLFIDEAYNLFTNDPDRRDFGHRVIETLLTYLSMEQTNMIVILAGYTVEMEHLLQSNPGLKSRFSYVFHFNDYTPEQLLKIGGFVMKKEQYEITPEAEKKLAQYVINAYSHKDEHFGNGRFITRLLTTKIIPAVSDRLYSRSADSITRKDLVTITEADVPEIEENKKLLSWDGAIIDDAMDQLNELAGLDNVKKALNEYVVMLKANYNSKTPMTGNHMMWNFLGNTGTGKSTVAEILCRIMQGAGLLPTNHFCTLNIEEFATANNQMAIIEKSMLKATDGMLFLDLDSPNYKNYNMDFLQFWIENKRKELNMNIAVVIARTNDDGDAVARNLVQHGVVPSNHILVFDDFKPVELKEIFCYLLKKQYGLGIMADAETVIDNCIEQIYRNRQHFAVNARTIQLLAGTVAQIAQLRIFHDPENNQQAMVIKEDTDRLEWSESSLLYRRIGF from the coding sequence ATGGACTGGAACAGCGTACCTACGAGTGAGATCCTTGAAAGAATAGCGGACTATTCTGATGACAAGAAAGAGAATATCCTCTGTGATTATATCACCAACAAATATCAACTGCTGCAGGATGAGCCGCTGACAGCCCTACCGTTGGTGGAAGCCTATGCCAGCATCAAGGAAGCCTGCTTAGATGATGGCGGCTATGATGAACAGAGCACAGAGTACATGTATAACGATCTGGTGTTTCTCTCGCTCTGGTTAGCTGACATCTATTTCTACTATATGGACGATCTGGATAAGGTAGCAGAACTTCTCCAAAAGGTTCATAGTTTGCTGGGCCATTACGACGGCACGTACGTCAAGGGATTCCGTGATGACAATATAAAAAAACTACACGAGATGGAAGAAAAACTGAAGAAGGCCAACGAGGTGATTGACATCGACCGTACTATTCCCATACCGCAGAAGTTGGAGGATTATCTGGCGCTGCTGGAGAAGAAACGCGTGTATAAAGAGAAATGCATGAATCATGTGGGACATGTCAACCACTATGGCTATCTCTTCACAGGTAACAGCGGCACTGGTAAACGTACGGCTGCCCAGCGACTCTTTGCTGCGCTGAAAGCCATAGCCCCGAATACCAGGAAGATGGTGGAGATTCCTGCCATACAGATGTTTGACCCGAGCACAGGTTTTTCCCTTATCAATGATAAGATTGGTGAGAATACCAACAGCCTTATATATATAAGCGGTGCGGAGGACTTGAGCATGAAAGGATTGTTGGCACAGACTGGCATTGAGATACTGGCCAACAAACTGAAGACTGAGCCATCGGTGACTTGTGTGCTGGCAGGTCCGAAAGATGAGCTCATCCAACTCGTGAACTCCTGTCAGCCGGCAAAGGATATCTTCATCCACCGTTTCCACTTCGATGACTTTGCGCCTGACCGCCTGACAGATATGGCACGTGCCTATGCCGATGACAACGGCTATCAGTTCACACCAGATGCTGTCGAGGGACTGCGTGCCTATTTCGGCCATGAGTATAAGCTGCGTGGTAATGACTTCGGCAATATCCATCTGGCTCATAACACCATTGATGACAAGATACTGCCATCACTTATAAGCCGCATGGTGAAGGCCGACGGTGAGATGAACGGTGACGCAGAGGAAAGCACACTTATCACCATTGATGATATACCAAAGATTCGTCATCGTGACCCTCAGAAAGCTATTGAGCGCCTGGAGTCGCTTGTTGGACTGGACAATATCAAGAAGAGCATCATGGCACATGCCAGTCTGGTGAACCTCAACCGCCTCCGCATGGAGCTGGGACTCTTCAACCACATGCCGCCTATGCACATGGTATTCACAGGAAACCCTGGTACGGGTAAGACAACTGTTGCAGAGCTGATAGGTGAGATTTATCACGGCATGGGAGTGCTGTCGTCAGGACATCTTGTCGAGGTGGACCGCTCTAAGCTTGTAGGACAGTTTCTCGGAGATACTGAGAAGAACACACTCAATGCAATAAAGAGTGCTGCCGGTGGCGTGCTTTTCATTGATGAGGCCTATAACCTCTTCACCAACGACCCTGACCGCCGCGATTTCGGCCATCGCGTCATAGAGACGCTGCTCACCTATCTGAGCATGGAGCAGACCAACATGATTGTCATATTAGCTGGCTATACCGTGGAGATGGAACATCTGCTGCAGTCGAACCCAGGATTGAAGTCACGCTTCTCCTATGTGTTCCACTTCAATGATTACACGCCCGAGCAACTTCTGAAGATTGGCGGCTTCGTCATGAAGAAGGAACAGTATGAGATAACGCCTGAGGCAGAGAAGAAACTGGCACAGTATGTCATCAATGCCTATAGCCACAAGGACGAACACTTCGGCAACGGCCGTTTCATAACACGACTGCTTACCACAAAGATTATTCCTGCTGTCAGCGACCGTCTTTATTCGAGATCTGCTGATAGCATCACGCGTAAGGACCTCGTGACGATAACCGAGGCTGACGTGCCCGAGATAGAAGAGAATAAGAAACTGTTGTCGTGGGACGGCGCCATCATCGATGATGCTATGGATCAACTCAATGAACTGGCTGGTCTTGACAATGTGAAGAAGGCACTCAACGAGTATGTCGTCATGCTGAAGGCAAACTACAATAGCAAGACTCCGATGACAGGTAACCATATGATGTGGAACTTCCTTGGAAACACAGGCACCGGCAAGAGCACCGTGGCAGAGATTCTCTGTCGTATCATGCAGGGCGCAGGACTGCTTCCTACGAACCACTTCTGTACGCTGAACATTGAGGAGTTTGCTACAGCCAACAATCAGATGGCGATAATAGAGAAGTCTATGCTGAAGGCTACAGACGGAATGCTGTTCCTCGACCTTGACTCTCCTAACTACAAGAACTATAATATGGACTTCCTGCAGTTCTGGATAGAGAACAAGCGCAAGGAGCTGAACATGAACATTGCTGTGGTGATAGCCCGCACCAATGATGACGGCGACGCTGTTGCACGTAACCTCGTGCAGCATGGTGTTGTGCCGTCGAACCACATACTCGTGTTCGATGACTTCAAGCCAGTCGAGCTGAAGGAGATATTCTGCTACTTGCTGAAGAAACAGTATGGTCTCGGCATCATGGCTGATGCAGAGACGGTGATAGACAACTGTATAGAGCAGATCTATCGTAACCGCCAGCACTTTGCTGTCAATGCACGAACCATACAGCTGCTGGCAGGCACCGTGGCACAGATAGCACAGCTGCGCATCTTCCATGATCCGGAGAATAACCAGCAGGCAATGGTCATAAAGGAAGATACCGACCGTCTGGAGTGGAGCGAGAGTTCATTGCTATATCGCAGAATAGGGTTCTGA
- a CDS encoding acetate--CoA ligase family protein — MINRELLQPKSIVVIGGSNNTHKPGGAIVRNLINGGFDGTLRIVNPKEDEVQGIKVFHDITELPPTEMAILVIPAKMCPDTVEALAASKGTRAFIIISAGFGEETKEGAKLEQRILDTCERYGASLIGPNCIGLLTRHHHSVFTKPIPDLSPKGVDFVSGSGATAVFILESAVIKGLQFNSVWSIGNGKQIGIEDVLQYMDENFDAERDSHVKLLYIENISNPDKLLFHASSLIRKSCRIAAIKAGSSESGSRAASSHTGAIASSDSAVEALFRKAGIVRCFSREELTTVGCIFNSLGDRTQGSLKRFAIVTHAGGPGVMLTDALSKGGLEVPKLEGDAANELKAQLFPGSSVANPIDILATGTPEHLGIAIDYCENRFDNIDAIMVIFGTPGLVTLYETYDMLHKKILECKKPIFPILPSLHTAGPEVEEFLKKGHVNFSDEVTLATALTQVTKTPAPAPPEIELFGVDVPRIRDIIGGIKDNGYVSPTIVRQLFECAGIPMVPEMVSTNKDELIAFAEKVGYPVVAKVVGPVHKSDVGGVALNIRTAEHLALEFDRMMKIKDATAVMVQKMISGTEVFIGAKYEERFGHVVLCGLGGIFVEVLKDVSSGLAPLSYNEAYSMIHSLRGYKILKGTRGQKGINEQKYAEIIVRLSTLLRFAREIKEMDINPLLADENNVVAVDARIRIEKD, encoded by the coding sequence ATGATTAACCGAGAACTACTACAACCGAAGAGCATTGTCGTCATTGGCGGCTCTAACAACACTCACAAACCTGGTGGCGCCATTGTGCGCAACCTTATCAATGGTGGTTTCGATGGCACCCTGCGCATCGTAAACCCCAAAGAAGACGAAGTGCAGGGTATCAAGGTATTCCACGACATCACCGAACTTCCGCCCACAGAGATGGCCATCCTTGTCATCCCTGCGAAGATGTGCCCCGACACAGTGGAAGCGCTTGCTGCCTCGAAAGGGACGCGTGCTTTCATCATCATCTCTGCCGGATTCGGTGAGGAGACGAAGGAAGGCGCAAAGCTGGAGCAACGCATCCTCGACACCTGCGAGCGCTATGGTGCCTCACTCATCGGCCCTAACTGTATAGGTCTGCTGACACGTCACCATCACTCGGTGTTCACCAAGCCTATCCCCGACCTCAGTCCTAAGGGCGTTGACTTTGTCAGCGGCTCTGGCGCAACAGCAGTGTTCATTCTTGAGAGTGCCGTCATAAAAGGCCTACAGTTCAACAGTGTGTGGAGCATTGGCAATGGCAAGCAGATAGGTATTGAGGATGTGCTACAGTACATGGACGAGAACTTTGATGCTGAGCGCGACTCGCATGTGAAGTTACTTTACATAGAGAACATCTCCAATCCTGACAAGCTACTCTTCCACGCCAGCTCACTCATTCGCAAAAGCTGTCGCATAGCAGCCATCAAAGCCGGTTCGTCGGAGAGCGGCAGCCGCGCAGCATCGAGCCATACAGGTGCCATAGCAAGCAGCGACTCTGCAGTGGAGGCATTGTTCCGCAAAGCGGGAATAGTCAGATGTTTCTCACGCGAAGAACTCACCACCGTGGGCTGTATCTTCAACAGTTTAGGAGACAGGACACAAGGCTCACTGAAGAGATTTGCCATTGTGACCCATGCCGGAGGCCCAGGCGTGATGCTCACCGATGCCCTTTCCAAAGGCGGACTGGAGGTTCCGAAGTTGGAAGGAGATGCTGCCAACGAGCTGAAAGCGCAGTTATTCCCAGGCTCTTCAGTAGCCAACCCCATTGACATTCTTGCCACAGGAACGCCAGAGCATTTAGGCATCGCCATAGACTATTGTGAGAACCGTTTTGACAATATTGATGCGATAATGGTAATCTTCGGCACGCCAGGACTTGTAACGCTCTACGAAACCTATGACATGCTTCACAAGAAGATTCTGGAATGCAAGAAACCCATCTTCCCCATCCTGCCAAGTCTTCATACGGCAGGTCCTGAGGTTGAGGAGTTCCTGAAGAAAGGTCACGTGAACTTCAGCGACGAGGTGACACTCGCCACAGCCCTCACACAGGTAACGAAGACGCCGGCTCCTGCTCCACCAGAGATAGAGCTGTTCGGCGTTGATGTGCCACGCATCCGCGACATCATCGGTGGCATAAAAGACAACGGTTACGTCAGCCCCACCATTGTGCGCCAACTGTTCGAATGTGCCGGCATACCAATGGTGCCCGAGATGGTTTCAACGAACAAAGACGAGCTCATAGCCTTTGCCGAGAAGGTGGGCTATCCTGTCGTGGCAAAGGTGGTAGGACCAGTACATAAGAGCGATGTTGGAGGTGTGGCACTGAACATACGCACAGCCGAACATCTTGCCCTTGAGTTCGACCGCATGATGAAGATAAAGGATGCCACAGCCGTAATGGTTCAGAAGATGATCAGCGGTACTGAGGTTTTCATTGGCGCCAAGTATGAGGAGCGCTTCGGTCATGTGGTGCTCTGCGGACTAGGCGGAATCTTCGTAGAGGTATTGAAAGACGTGTCAAGCGGACTGGCTCCTCTGAGCTACAACGAAGCCTACTCTATGATTCACTCACTGCGCGGATATAAGATATTAAAAGGTACGCGCGGACAGAAAGGTATCAATGAGCAGAAATACGCCGAGATAATAGTACGTCTCTCTACCCTACTCCGTTTTGCGCGAGAGATAAAGGAGATGGACATTAACCCACTACTTGCCGACGAGAACAATGTCGTGGCAGTAGATGCACGTATAAGAATTGAGAAGGACTAA
- the dnaK gene encoding molecular chaperone DnaK yields MGKIIGIDLGTTNSCVSVFEGNEPVVIANSEGKRTTPSVVGFVDGGERKIGDPAKRQAITNPQKTVYSIKRFMGETWQQTEKEISRVPFKVVNEGGYPRVEIDGRKYTPQEISAMVLQKMKKTAEDYLGQEVTEAVITVPAYFSDSQRQATKEAGQIAGLNVRRIVNEPTAAALAYGIDKTNKDMKIAVFDLGGGTFDISILDFGGGVFEVLSTNGDTHLGGDDFDQVIIDWLVDEFKHDEGADLKSDPMAMQRLKEAAEKAKIELSSSTSTEINLPYITATVSGPKHLVKTLTRAKFEQLAHNLIQACLVPCQNAVRDAGISVSDIDEVILVGGSSRIPAVQTLVKNYFGKEPSKGVNPDEVVAVGAAIQGAILNQETGQDIVLLDVTPLTLGIETLGGVMTKLIEANTTIPCKKSETFSTAADNQTEVTIHVLQGERPMASQNKSIGQFNLTGIAPARRGVPQIEVTFDIDANGILKVSAKDKATGKEQAIRIEASSGLSQEEIDRMKAEAEQNAENDKKERERIDKMNQADSMIFQTETFLNENGDKLGADKANVEAAVQQLKDAHKSGDIAAIDSAINNLNTVMQAASQKMYQQGQAGPQQGADQQQYQGGQQSQSNPNDNIQDADFEEVK; encoded by the coding sequence ATGGGAAAGATTATTGGAATTGACTTAGGTACAACAAACTCGTGTGTATCTGTATTCGAAGGTAATGAGCCTGTCGTTATCGCTAACAGCGAGGGCAAGCGCACAACACCTTCAGTAGTAGGCTTCGTAGATGGCGGTGAGCGCAAGATTGGTGATCCAGCAAAGCGTCAGGCTATCACAAACCCTCAGAAGACTGTTTACTCTATCAAGCGTTTCATGGGTGAGACATGGCAGCAGACTGAGAAAGAAATCTCACGCGTACCATTTAAAGTGGTTAACGAAGGTGGCTACCCACGTGTGGAGATTGATGGACGTAAATATACTCCACAGGAAATCTCAGCTATGGTGCTCCAGAAGATGAAGAAGACCGCTGAGGACTATCTCGGACAGGAGGTTACAGAGGCTGTCATCACCGTGCCTGCATACTTCTCTGACTCACAGCGTCAGGCAACAAAGGAGGCTGGTCAGATTGCAGGTCTTAACGTACGTCGTATCGTTAACGAGCCTACGGCTGCTGCTCTGGCTTATGGTATCGACAAGACCAACAAGGATATGAAGATTGCTGTGTTCGACCTCGGTGGCGGTACATTTGATATCTCTATCCTCGACTTCGGTGGTGGTGTGTTTGAAGTGCTTTCTACCAATGGTGATACCCACCTCGGTGGTGATGACTTCGACCAGGTAATCATTGATTGGCTCGTTGACGAGTTCAAGCACGATGAAGGTGCTGACTTGAAGAGCGATCCAATGGCAATGCAGCGTCTGAAGGAGGCTGCTGAAAAGGCAAAGATTGAGCTGTCAAGTTCTACTTCAACAGAAATCAACCTGCCTTATATCACAGCAACTGTTAGCGGTCCTAAGCACCTTGTGAAGACTCTGACACGTGCAAAGTTCGAACAGCTGGCTCACAACCTGATTCAGGCTTGTCTCGTTCCTTGTCAGAACGCCGTACGCGATGCAGGCATCTCTGTAAGCGATATCGATGAGGTAATCCTCGTGGGTGGCTCAAGCCGTATCCCCGCTGTGCAGACACTCGTTAAGAACTACTTCGGTAAGGAGCCTTCAAAGGGCGTTAACCCTGACGAGGTTGTTGCTGTAGGTGCTGCTATTCAGGGTGCTATCCTCAACCAGGAGACAGGTCAGGACATCGTGCTGCTCGACGTTACTCCTCTGACACTGGGTATCGAGACTCTCGGTGGCGTGATGACAAAGCTCATCGAGGCCAACACCACTATCCCTTGCAAGAAGAGCGAGACCTTCTCTACCGCAGCCGACAACCAGACAGAGGTAACCATCCACGTGCTGCAGGGTGAGCGTCCTATGGCTTCACAGAACAAATCTATCGGTCAGTTCAACCTTACTGGCATAGCACCAGCGCGTCGCGGCGTTCCTCAGATTGAGGTTACCTTTGACATCGATGCTAACGGTATCTTGAAGGTAAGTGCTAAGGATAAGGCTACAGGTAAGGAGCAAGCTATCCGCATTGAGGCTTCTTCTGGCCTGTCACAGGAAGAGATTGACCGCATGAAGGCAGAGGCTGAGCAGAATGCTGAGAACGATAAGAAGGAGCGTGAGCGTATCGATAAGATGAATCAGGCTGACTCTATGATATTCCAGACAGAGACCTTCCTCAACGAGAATGGCGACAAGCTTGGTGCTGACAAGGCAAACGTTGAGGCTGCCGTACAGCAGTTGAAGGACGCTCACAAGTCGGGTGACATCGCAGCTATCGACTCTGCTATCAACAACCTGAACACTGTAATGCAGGCTGCTTCTCAGAAGATGTACCAGCAGGGCCAGGCTGGTCCTCAGCAAGGTGCCGACCAGCAGCAGTATCAGGGTGGTCAGCAGTCTCAGTCGAATCCTAACGACAACATCCAGGATGCCGACTTCGAAGAAGTGAAGTAA